Genomic segment of Gasterosteus aculeatus chromosome 4, fGasAcu3.hap1.1, whole genome shotgun sequence:
CATCCCTCCTGTGACCCGTGCTTCCCTTTTGCTTTTCTGCAGCCTTGCCTTTGGAACGCTCTACCCGGCCTACTCCTCATACAAGGCGGTCAAAACGAAGAATGTGAAGGAATATGTGAGTATCGCCCCTCGCCGTTTTTACCCATGTGGCTTTTAATGCAACGAAGATGAGAAGGAATGTAAGTCCACGGATGTGATCTTTAGGCCAGCACATATATGACATAGTTTAACAAAAGGGCATATATTAGTCCTCCTTGGTTTTGATGTTCGCCACACTGACTATGTCATCGCTCAGAAATATCACTCAAACACCAATAACCCAAATATTAAAGATGTCTCATAACTGGGGCACAGCAACCTTCATTAAACTGGGCCCAGGAAGCAAGCAGAGGAGGAAATAGCATCAGCACtggagcaccccccccccacacacacacacacacacacacacacacatgcaccaatTGCTGCTCGAGCAAACCGCCACAGAAGGAGCAGGTGAGGGACGGAGGTGCAGTGAGAGTGGAGGATGCCATTTTCAGAAGCAATGTTTTTGTTCCCCTCTCCTCTTGTTCAGAACGCTCTTTCCGTGAGTCCAATGATTCATCGTTATGTCTTTATATGGCGTCACATTACATGCTTTAAAAATATACTAGTTGCCATGCAGTGCTTTTCTCTCGTTTTGTCACATTATTGATAATGACTTTCCACTCAGCTGAAGGCGTTTGATATTGTCTCCTAAGCCAGGTGTCTAGTTTATGGCCTTTTTTAGAGTTGACAATGATCCACTACGTTTCCTTTTGTCTCTGGCACATTTACGATGCATCGCGTTGTCTGTTTTGCTCCATTCGTCTCGGCACTCGTACACAACGGGTTTCCTGTGCTGtatttgtgatgtgtgtgtgtgtgtgtgtgtgtgacccaggTGAAATGGATGATGTACTGGATCGTCTTTGCGCTGTTCACCACAGCGGAGACGGCCACCGACCTGCTCCTGTCATGGTGAGTTCCCAACTAGCCTGTAATAATTAAGCTTTGCTAATATCAACACACATTCATGTGTGTATCTCCTGCTCTTGATACTTTAATAAGAtcctttgtattgaaagtgTCTTGTTGTCTCCCCTTCTCGCCCTTTTGTAAATCGCTTTGCTCTGTTCTCTCCTCTGATGGTATAACTCTGTTCCAATACCCAGGTTTCCATTTTACTTTGAGCTAAAGATCGCCTTTGTGATCTGGCTCCTGTCCCCATACACCAAGGGCTCCAGTGTCCTCTACCGCAAGTTTGTCCACCCGACGCTGTCCAACAAAGAGAAGGTGAGAACAAGAGTGTCTCGCATAATAAAACTGGTTCGCACGTCCACATTGAATTGTTCTGATTTTTGTATTTCTCTATTTACCAATTGTTCACATTGTTCTCTGTAGGAGATCGATGAGTACATAGCGCAGGCCAAAGACAGGAGTTATGACACCATGATGAGGTTTGGAAAGCGGGGTCTCAACCTGGCTGCTACTGCTGCCGTCACTGCCGCCACCAAGGTGAGTCCTGTATTCTTTTTACAAAAGGTACCTTGTATCAGTCGCATAGTCGGGACTCTTGATTTTAAGCATTAGGATTGGAccaagtgatgtgtgtgtgtgtgtgtgtgtgtgtgtgtgtgtgtgtgtgtgtgtaccgagAAGGGCAGCAGCTTGAAGGAGAGACTTTGAACCTGTCAACTTAAACTGATGTTGTCATGAGCTTGTGCAAACAGTAACTTGTTGGTGTTGCCACATCTGTGTTTGGTCTCTCTGCAGCGACTTGCCAGTAGAACAAAGTCCTTTTTAGTTATTCTCTTTTGGACACACTTGCCCATTATGCAAGTCTTTCCTATTTCTATTCCAAATGTTTGGTTATTTTCCTCTCACTAACTGTTAAATGACATCAAGCAGACTTCTATCTTTCCAACTTTATTGGTTTGTGTATCACCAAACACGAGAATTGgctaattaaatgaaaaaggctTGTTTTATGCTAGACGCAGGCGTACGGGTAAAATATCCTCACGCTGTCCCCcatctgacgtgtgtgtgtttggtttggcGGTGATGCCCAGGGCCAGGGCGTGCTGTCCGACAAGCTACGGAGTTTCAGCATGCAGGACCTGACTCTTATCAACGCGGAGGACGAGCTGTCTCTGCACACTTCAGACGTCCGCATGAGACGGGACACCATGGACGACCTGAGCTCGGGCTCCAGCACGCTTCCCCGGGCCAAGAGCACCCGGCAGAGTAAGGCCTCCACGCTCGCACAACCCACCCTGCTTTTTAACAGAGGCGCCACATGGACCAGCAtcacaataaatacattctggGTGTCCAGTGTCCTGATAGGCTAGAGGTGCAACTCAGAGGACTTCCTTTTGTTCAACTTTTATTGGGCAGGACGGGGCCGAGTGGAGTCACGTGATTTGAAAAGCACTGGATGGCAGGGAACTAAGGGAAAGAGgtgtgagtggggggggtgAAAGCATGCGATTCcagtgggagaggaggaaggaaggaaggaaggaaggaaggaaggaggagtctTAAAGTGTCTCACTAAACTGTTGGTTTGTGTGCTGTGTGGGCCAGACGAGCTGTGAACTGAATACAGAGAGAGCAAAACAATGGACGAAGTGGCCCGTTTTAATTTAGACCTACATGGAAGCCTAAAGCAACTTTAAAATCCTGTCCGAAAGAAAGCTCGCTCAACTGACTGCTGAGCGGTGATCGGTCAAACAGCGCAAGTTAAAATAAAGTTTCTGGCCGATTTGTGCACAGATGTTACTTGTAGGCCAGACTTTGTGCACAGTATATCTTAAAAATGACCCTAACTCAAAAAATGGACTTCCTTTTATTCAGAGCTTTCAATCACAtgaaaaaatgtataaacagaaaaaatgtatacaaatctAAACTTACTGCTGTATTGCCAAATAATGTGACGCCATTGTGGAAAAATGCCGCAGCAAAAGGTCCGAAGCTCCCAAGGGGACCTTCCTCCGGCTCCACCAATCAAATGGGGAAACTTCTACTGTAGACCTGATGTGGATATCTGCCCTCTGAACCACAGCTTTGTCTGGCTGTGCTCTATTATCAAGCTGTAATTCAGAACATATTACCCACAGCGATTGTTCCTTCGCCTCATTGTTTCATTCAAGTTTTATGAGAAAAAATTGCACAAGAAAATgctatgattatttttttttcaactatTCATGCTAGCCAGATAATAATGTTGTTACAACAAGCCAATGCTTACAATGCGTACAATAACTCGTCCTTGAGTGATGTTTTATAGGATTAAATCCTTCCAGATGGAAGGTGAAGGACATTTACAGATACTACTTGTAAATGCTGAGGAGCGACTCAACCTTTCTGCTTGCTCAGCCGTTGTGTGAATTATTCGTTTTTTGTCCACTCCTGCAGCCCGCTCCACGTCCGTTGTTGACACGTCACACGTCGACACGTCATCCCAACACGGCTCTGACCAATCGGACACGAGGACCGAGCACTCGGATGAAGATGCAGTAGACAAAGCCCCCAAACGTAGTGCCAGCGTCCGGGCAACCAagaaacctgctgctgctaaGACCGAGGTAGGgccaatgaacacacacacacacacacgccgtccTACAAAGAGTCGCTCCGTTTCCCATTCCCTTAAATCGAAGCCCTAACAATAGATGCAACACGCTGCATTTGGTTGGAAGATGGAAAGATTATACACACAttctaattcttttttttttctcttctggaAATCAATAGAAAACAAATTATAAACTCACACTTTGTCGACTTCAAAAGGTTTATAGTTTGTGATAAATCTGATATATTTATTATGCCCATTAGAAACGGGACATCTTGTCCATTTTGGCGAAGTTTTGTTCAGAGGAAATGTAATATGACCACACCTTACCCAAAATAACCCTGATGTCATCAGTaaagttattatttaaaatatttccaacCTCCTCCTAAGCATAGAAGATAACTTATAACTGTATGACACAACTCTCCATTTGATGCATCACCCAACATCCCAGGTCGAAAACCTTTGGACCTCATCTCCATTATTTCTATTCGCtattgtctctttttctcttgttgttgttataaACTCTATCACACGGTCTTTACTGTTGCCTTCTTTCCCTATCCTCACTCTCCAAGACGCAAACCAAGACGGCGAAGAAGCCGACCAAGAAAAAGGTCCCGACTACTAATGCAGAGACGCCACCGTGAGGGCTGCGATCCACCTTCACCGGGCTACACCTTCTCATCCTGCAGGCCCCTTTACCCCGTTTGGTGTCCACACAGACACTGTAtacgttttatttatattatgaAAGTGTTTCCTTTTAGAGAAGTGCAGGTTTGGGGGTTTTCAGCATCAGTTCTGTTATTTTACACTTCCTGTGGGTTCATCCTGGATTCAGCATTCAGGGATGTTTCTTAAGTCTAATAACGATTAATGATAAATCCGTCACCATGTTGCAGTTTTCACTTTGCTGAAGTATGTCAAGTTAAATATTACATTCTTCACTATTGGTTGTAGATTTTCATCTATTTGTCCTCCAGATTGCTGCTACgtggttgtttttaaaataagaataatacaGATGTCATCTTTTTGCTGTGTGCATGCTACAAGTGTGGATTCACATCTATAGCACGGACATCACCAGTTGGCTTTAAGTTTGTTGTGCCCGGAGTTTTTTCTTTTCGCTGAGGAGTAAGCAGGTGGTCGGACGTGTCGAGCATTGGCCAATAGTTGTTGACATCCACAATTCTCTGTCAGGCATAATAGTTTCTCCCCAGCTCATAGTATCACCACTGTGTCCTAAGTTGTGCACCTGTCTGGTTTTACAGGATGACTTGTAATCAAACCTGTTTGGGTTCTTTTAAACTCTGACTGCATTTCAGGCCTCATGGCTCATTAAGTCAGACGTCCTCTGGTTGAGTCTGGCTCTGCTAAGTTCAGCTCTCATTTACAGCCTGACTGCTCTAATGTGACTTTAACAGTAGTTTACATCACGACTGATGGGAATGGCTGTTGAGTGTTATTCTTCATCTAGACCTCACTCTCAAGTATTACACTT
This window contains:
- the reep2 gene encoding receptor expression-enhancing protein 2 is translated as MVSWMISRIVVLAFGTLYPAYSSYKAVKTKNVKEYVKWMMYWIVFALFTTAETATDLLLSWFPFYFELKIAFVIWLLSPYTKGSSVLYRKFVHPTLSNKEKEIDEYIAQAKDRSYDTMMRFGKRGLNLAATAAVTAATKGQGVLSDKLRSFSMQDLTLINAEDELSLHTSDVRMRRDTMDDLSSGSSTLPRAKSTRQTRSTSVVDTSHVDTSSQHGSDQSDTRTEHSDEDAVDKAPKRSASVRATKKPAAAKTETQTKTAKKPTKKKVPTTNAETPP